The Miscanthus floridulus cultivar M001 chromosome 7, ASM1932011v1, whole genome shotgun sequence genome includes a region encoding these proteins:
- the LOC136463201 gene encoding F-box/kelch-repeat protein At3g61590-like yields MLAMGSEEWELYPSSYIGSQVIEYRPVSEDSDDDQNGDVAVSLDAVLPDDLLEKVLSFLPVASIIRSGSVCKRWHEIVHAQRHPWSKMVPQKPWYFMFTCSEDAVSGFAYDPSLRKWYGFDFPCIEKSNWSTSSSAGLVCLMDSENRRRILVCNPITKDWKRLIDAPGGKTADYSALAFSVDRSSHHYTVAVARSNQVPSEYYQWEFTIHLYESASGSWVTPFTGVLLGWRGGDECVICDGILYYLVYSTGVLVNNNEHRHCLVMYDLTARPNHTSLMSMAIPVPCALTCGRLMNLSEKLVLVGGIGKQDRPGIIKGIGIWELHNKEWREVARMPHKCFQGFGEFDDVFASCGTDDLIYIQSYGSPALLTFEINHKSWKWSVKSPVSKRFPLQLFTGFSFEPRLDIAL; encoded by the coding sequence ATGTTGGCAATGGGGTCAGAAGAGTGGGAGCTGTATCCTTCTTCCTACATTGGTTCACAGGTCATAGAATACAGACCGGTCTCTGAAGACAGCGATGATGATCAGAATGGGGATGTGGCAGTGTCGCTGGATGCTGTTCTCCCTGATGATCTCTTGGAGAAGGTTCTTTCCTTCTTGCCTGTTGCAAGTATTATAAGATCTGGGTCTGTTTGCAAAAGGTGGCATGAGATTGTGCATGCCCAGAGGCACCCATGGAGCAAAATGGTGCCTCAGAAGCCATGGTACTTCATGTTTACCTGTAGTGAGGATGCAGTTTCAGGTTTTGCCTATGATCCGAGCCTCCGCAAATGGTATGGATTTGATTTCCCTTGCATTGAGAAGAGCAACTGGTCTACATCCTCATCGGCCGGGTTGGTGTGCCTTATGGACAGTGAGAACAGGCGCCGCATTTTGGTGTGCAACCCCATCACTAAGGACTGGAAGAGACTTATTGATGCTCCTGGAGGCAAAACAGCTGATTACAGTGCTCTTGCCTTTTCTGTGGACAGAAGTTCTCATCATTACACTGTGGCTGTTGCAAGAAGCAACCAGGTTCCATCGGAGTATTATCAATGGGAGTTTACCATCCATTTGTATGAGTCGGCCTCTGGTAGTTGGGTGACTCCCTTCACTGGAGTATTGCTTGGATGGAGAGGTGGCGACGAGTGTGTCATCTGTGATGGAATCctctactatttggtgtactccACAGGAGTTCTGGTGAACAATAATGAGCATCGCCATTGTCTTGTAATGTATGATCTCACTGCAAGACCTAACCACACTTCTCTGATGAGCATGGCTATTCCAGTGCCATGTGCTCTTACATGTGGCCGATTGATGAACCTGAGTGAGAAGCTTGTGCTGGTTGGTGGCATTGGCAAGCAAGATAGGCCTGGGATCATCAAGGGAATTGGCATTTGGGAGCTCCATAACAAAGAGTGGCGTGAAGTCGCTCGCATGCCTCACAAGTGTTTTCAAGGATTTGGCGAGTTTGATGATGTTTTTGCAAGCTGTGGGACAGATGATCTTATCTATATCCAGAGCTATGGATCGCCGGCTCTTCTCACCTTTGAAATAAACCACAAGTCATGGAAGTGGTCCGTGAAGAGCCCTGTTTCGAAGAGGTTCCCGCTGCAGCTGTTCACTGGATTCTCTTTCGAGCCAAGGCTGGACATTGCTCTCTAG